Proteins found in one Phocoena sinus isolate mPhoSin1 chromosome 5, mPhoSin1.pri, whole genome shotgun sequence genomic segment:
- the QDPR gene encoding dihydropteridine reductase isoform X2 has translation MAAVAGETRRVLVYGGRGALGSRCVQAFRDRNWWVASIDVVENEEASASVLVKMTDSFTEQADQVTAEVGKLLGAEKVDAILCVAGGWAGGNAKSKSLFKNCDLMWKQSIWTSTISSHLATKHLKEGGLLTLAGAKAALDGTPGMIGYGMAKGAVHQLCQSLAGKDSGMPSGSAAIAVLRVTLDTPMNRKSMPEADFSSWTPLEFLVETFHDWITEKNRPSSGSLIQVVTTKGRTELTPAYF, from the exons ATGGCGGCGGTAGCTGGGGAGACGCGCCGGGTGCTGGTGTACGGTGGCCGGGGCGCGCTGGGCTCCCGATGCGTGCAGGCGTTCCGCGACCGCAACTGG TGGGTCGCCAGCATCGACGTCGTGGAGAATGAAGAGGCCAGTGCCAGCGTCCTGGTTAAAATGACAGACTCGTTTACGGAGCAGGCTGACCAG GTGACGGCTGAGGTTGGAAAGCTCTTGGGTGCAGAGAAGGTGGATGCGATCCTTTGTGTGGCTGGAGGATGGGCTGGGGGCAATGCCAAGTCCAAGT CTCTCTTTAAAAACTGTGACCTGATGTGGAAGCAGAGCATTTGGACGTCGACCATCTCCAGCCACCTGGCCACCAAGCACCTCAAAGAAGGAGGCCTCCTGACCTTGGCAGGGGCCAAGGCCGCCCTGGATGGGACTCCGG GGATGATTGGCTACGGCATGGCCAAGGGTGCGGTTCACCAGCTTTGCCAGAGCCTGGCCGGGAAGGACAGCGGCATGCCGTCCGGGTCTGCTGCCATCGCCGTGCT CAGGGTTACCCTGGACACACCGATGAACAGGAAATCAATGCCTGAGGCCGACTTCAGCTCCTGGACACCCTTGGAATTCCTGGTCGA AACCTTCCATGACTGGATCACAGAGAAAAACCGACCAAGCTCAGGAAGCCTAATCCAGGTGGTAACCACAAAGGGAAGGACGGAGCTTACCCCAGCGTATTTTTAA
- the QDPR gene encoding dihydropteridine reductase isoform X1 translates to MAAVAGETRRVLVYGGRGALGSRCVQAFRDRNWWVASIDVVENEEASASVLVKMTDSFTEQADQVTAEVGKLLGAEKVDAILCVAGGWAGGNAKSKSLFKNCDLMWKQSIWTSTISSHLATKHLKEGGLLTLAGAKAALDGTPGMIGYGMAKGAVHQLCQSLAGKDSGMPSGSAAIAVLLGYPGHTDEQEINA, encoded by the exons ATGGCGGCGGTAGCTGGGGAGACGCGCCGGGTGCTGGTGTACGGTGGCCGGGGCGCGCTGGGCTCCCGATGCGTGCAGGCGTTCCGCGACCGCAACTGG TGGGTCGCCAGCATCGACGTCGTGGAGAATGAAGAGGCCAGTGCCAGCGTCCTGGTTAAAATGACAGACTCGTTTACGGAGCAGGCTGACCAG GTGACGGCTGAGGTTGGAAAGCTCTTGGGTGCAGAGAAGGTGGATGCGATCCTTTGTGTGGCTGGAGGATGGGCTGGGGGCAATGCCAAGTCCAAGT CTCTCTTTAAAAACTGTGACCTGATGTGGAAGCAGAGCATTTGGACGTCGACCATCTCCAGCCACCTGGCCACCAAGCACCTCAAAGAAGGAGGCCTCCTGACCTTGGCAGGGGCCAAGGCCGCCCTGGATGGGACTCCGG GGATGATTGGCTACGGCATGGCCAAGGGTGCGGTTCACCAGCTTTGCCAGAGCCTGGCCGGGAAGGACAGCGGCATGCCGTCCGGGTCTGCTGCCATCGCCGTGCTCCTC GGTTACCCTGGACACACCGATGAACAGGAAATCAATGCCTGA
- the CLRN2 gene encoding clarin-2 has translation MPGWFKKTWYGLASLLSLSSFILIIVALALPHWLSGKILCQTGVDLVNATDPELVQFIGDIYYGLFRGCKVRQCGLGGRQSQFTIFPHLVKELNAGLHVTILFLLFLALALALVSMGFAILNMIQVPYRAVNGPGGICLWNVLAGGVVALAIASFMAAVKFHDLTERIANFQEKLFRFVVVEEEYEESFWICVASASAHATNLVVVAISQIPLPEIKTKIEEATVTAEDILY, from the exons ATGCCTGGATGGTTCAAAAAGACGTGGTATGGGCTGGCATCTTTACTCAGCCTCTCCTCCTTTATACTGATCATCGTTGCCCTGGCGTTGCCCCACTGGCTGAGTGGGAAAATCCTTTGTCAGACTGGAGTTGATCTTGTCAATGCCACAGATCCAGAGCTGGTCCAATTCATTGGGGACATTTACTACGGACTCTTCCGCGGTTGTAAGGTGCGGCAATGCGGGCTTGGGGGCCGCCAGTCCCAATTCACAA TCTTCCCACACCTGGTGAAGGAGCTCAATGCAGGCCTCCACGTGACAattctgtttctcctcttcctGGCCTTGGCGCTGGCTCTGGTCAGCATGGGCTTTGCCATTCTCAACATGATCCAGGTTCCGTACCGGGCAGTCAACGGCCCCGGGGGCATCTGTCTATGGAACGTTCTCGCAG GAGGAGTCGTGGCCTTGGCCATCGCCAGCTTCATGGCCGCGGTAAAATTTCACGACCTGACAGAACGAATCGCCAACTTCCAGGAGAAACTCTTCCGCTttgtggtggtggaggaggagtATGAAGAGTCGTTCTGGATCTGCGTGGCCAGCGCCTCAGCCCACGCCACTAACCTGGTTGTGGTGGCCATCAGTCAGATTCCCCTCCCGGAGATTAAGACCAAGATAGAAGAGGCCACAGTCACGGCCGAGGATATCTTGTATTAA